A portion of the Melitaea cinxia chromosome 1, ilMelCinx1.1, whole genome shotgun sequence genome contains these proteins:
- the LOC123667807 gene encoding serine/arginine repetitive matrix protein 1-like, whose amino-acid sequence MLGARLKSWMEAQLGRAKKRKQKQTRQSVAPSTGPLPPPHLSSPESAYSTGYSTDGTSPGTAPAPLAAPLVAPPPPPAPPTTHLYHEPAKRRSSTTARRCVPEPPVCATPSPRPRCRIRTNPWLGGTSPNARKRPPQLLQQQSLQCPPPPQLQLHHAPYSLDSHTKYTRSPHLSPHLSPHLSPHLSPHISPELYRTSYYRGGVSSDEECRGMKTRGRETAILSDADVDSDGDTGLDGGDEDEPDSSASPGRRRARRRRTPRRPPRSAGATPPRMRRRCHAPSAPPVRERDPLLEADREAKRKYRELIREAEKLLVTVSRAPIEPPHNPRIRELRATEVEAPRRSPERTHVTNFIRANSPEPPRRLSPVARRSPLADPPPTARPPAQTPSPSDRPHSEPPKRKAYARDEVLQTLEGLRKSLQQQSALLAVQRTRLDSL is encoded by the exons ATGCTGGGCGCGCGGCTCAAGTCATGGATGGAAGCGCAGCTGGGGCGGGCGAAGAAGCGTAAACAGAAACAGACGAGGCAGTCGGTGGCGCCATCTACCGGGCCACTGCCTCCCCCGCACTTATCGTCTCCGGAGAGCGCGTATAGTACGGGCTATTCCACGGATGGCACGTCTCCAGGCACGGCGCCCGCTCCGCTCGCCGCTCCGCTTGTCGCGCCTCCTCCGCCGCCTGCACCTCCGACCACACACCTATATCATGAACCAGCGAAG CGTCGTTCAAGTACCACAGCTCGGCGATGCGTTCCAGAGCCTCCAGTCTGTGCGACTCCTTCCCCTCGGCCACGGTGTCGCATCCGAACCAACCCCTGGCTAGGAGGAACGTCCCCCAACGCCAGGAAACGACCCCCGCAACTCCTGCAGCAACAGTCTTTGCAATGTCCACCACCTCCGCAGCTGCAGCTACATCACGCTCCCTACTCTTTGGATTCACACACTAAATATACcag gTCACCACATCTATCGCCCCATTTATCACCACACTTATCTCCACATTTATCTCCTCATATATCACCAGAGCTTTATAGAACCTCGTACTATAGGGGTGGGGTATCCAGTGATGAGGAGTGTAGGGGTATGAAGACCAGGGGAAGGGAAACCGCTATACTTTCAGATGCTGACGTCGACTCTGATGGCGATACGGGTTTGGACGGGGGAGACGAGGATGAACCAGATAGTTCTGCTTCGCCTGGAAGACGAAGAGCTAGGAGACGTAGAACACCTCGGAGACCACCGCGCTCTGCAG gcgCAACTCCTCCACGCATGCGTCGTCGATGCCACGCGCCATCAGCGCCTCCGGTCCGCGAGCGAGATCCCTTGCTGGAAGCGGACAGGGAAGCGAAGAGGAAGTACCGGGAGTTGATACGAGAGGCTGAGAAGTTACTCGTCACTGTATCGAGAGCACCGATTGAACCACCTCATAATCCAAGAATCAGAGAGCTTAGAGCCACCGAG GTGGAGGCGCCCCGACGGAGTCCAGAACGCACTCACGTCACTAACTTCATCCGAGCGAACTCCCCCGAACCCCCCCGGCGGCTGTCACCGGTGGCGCGGCGCTCCCCCCTCGCGGACCCCCCGCCCACAGCACGACCCCCCGCGCAAACCCCCTCACCCAGTGATAGACCGCACTCCGAACCGCCAAAGAGAAAGGCGTATGCGCGTGATGAG GTGCTTCAAACGTTGGAAGGTCTGCGCAAGAGCCTCCAGCAGCAGTCGGCGCTGCTCGCGGTGCAGCGCACGCGCCTCGACTCGCTCTAA